A single window of Leeuwenhoekiella sp. MAR_2009_132 DNA harbors:
- a CDS encoding NADP-dependent glyceraldehyde-3-phosphate dehydrogenase: MKQLTTEIPEQFKVAPIEQKTYLIDGKLLNWEGKTADVFSSIHTETGGERKPTRLGSTPNLGKTEALLAVDAAHKAYDRGQGLWPTMKVADRIKCMETFVEKMKTKRELIVKLLMWEICKNYPDSQKEFDRTVEYINDTIADYKDMDRDSAKFYKHDGIHAHIRRGPLGVVLCLGPYNYPLNETFCLLIPALIMGNTAVFKPAKHGVLLIAPLLEAFQESFPAGVVNVVFGRGREIASPAMETGKIDVLALIGHSSSANALQKLHPKQNRLRLVLGLEAKNPAIVLPDADLDLAVAECIAGTLSFNGQRCTALKVIYVHENIAETFNRKYAEAVDALKFGLPWEDGVKLTPLPEPSKPAYIQELIDDAIAKGASILNEKGGDHSENFIWPAVLFPVTKEMQVYKEEQFGPVVPVLTFKHIDEPLDDMAESNYGQQVSLFGKDVKALAPLIDTLVNLVCRVNLNSSCQRGPDVYPFTGRKDSAVGTLSVHDALRSFSIRTFVASKDNDYNNAILNELLDTKKSNFVSTDYLL; this comes from the coding sequence ATGAAACAACTTACTACAGAAATACCAGAACAATTTAAAGTAGCACCCATAGAGCAGAAAACCTATTTAATAGACGGAAAGCTTTTAAATTGGGAAGGTAAAACTGCCGATGTGTTCTCAAGCATTCATACCGAAACTGGAGGAGAACGAAAGCCCACCCGACTGGGATCTACACCTAATCTGGGTAAAACTGAAGCACTACTGGCAGTTGATGCGGCTCATAAAGCCTATGATAGAGGACAGGGGTTGTGGCCTACAATGAAAGTTGCAGACCGTATTAAGTGTATGGAAACTTTCGTAGAAAAAATGAAAACTAAGCGCGAGCTTATTGTTAAACTTTTGATGTGGGAGATTTGTAAAAATTATCCAGACAGCCAGAAAGAATTTGATCGTACTGTTGAGTATATAAATGATACCATCGCAGATTATAAAGATATGGATCGCGATAGTGCAAAATTCTATAAGCACGATGGTATTCACGCTCATATACGTCGTGGTCCATTGGGAGTTGTATTGTGTCTGGGCCCTTATAACTATCCGCTAAACGAAACTTTTTGTTTGCTAATTCCCGCTTTAATTATGGGGAATACAGCAGTTTTTAAACCTGCTAAACACGGTGTTTTATTAATAGCTCCGTTACTAGAAGCATTTCAGGAAAGTTTTCCAGCCGGTGTTGTAAATGTAGTTTTTGGTAGAGGTAGAGAGATTGCCTCTCCAGCAATGGAAACCGGAAAAATAGATGTGCTGGCACTTATAGGCCACAGTTCTTCTGCAAATGCTTTGCAAAAGTTACATCCCAAGCAAAACCGTTTGAGACTGGTTTTAGGTCTTGAAGCTAAAAACCCGGCTATTGTATTACCAGATGCAGATTTAGATCTGGCAGTAGCAGAGTGTATTGCGGGTACATTATCTTTTAACGGGCAACGTTGTACGGCATTAAAAGTTATTTATGTTCACGAAAATATTGCAGAGACGTTTAATCGTAAGTATGCAGAGGCTGTAGATGCGTTAAAGTTTGGCTTACCCTGGGAAGATGGTGTGAAATTAACACCCTTACCAGAACCTTCTAAACCGGCATATATTCAAGAATTAATAGATGATGCTATAGCTAAAGGCGCTTCTATCTTAAATGAAAAAGGTGGCGATCATTCTGAGAATTTCATTTGGCCTGCAGTTTTGTTTCCGGTAACTAAAGAAATGCAGGTATATAAAGAGGAGCAATTTGGTCCTGTAGTTCCTGTGCTTACCTTTAAGCATATAGACGAACCTCTTGATGATATGGCAGAATCAAATTATGGGCAGCAGGTAAGTTTGTTTGGTAAAGATGTAAAAGCCTTGGCACCCTTGATAGATACTCTAGTAAATTTAGTGTGTCGTGTTAATTTAAATAGCTCATGTCAGCGAGGTCCAGATGTATATCCTTTTACGGGTAGAAAAGATTCTGCGGTAGGTACGTTAAGTGTTCATGATGCATTGCGCTCCTTTTCAATACGTACATTTGTAGCTTCAAAAGATAATGACTACAATAACGCAATCTTAAATGAGTTATTAGATACTAAGAAATCTAATTTTGTAAGTACCGATTACTTGTTATAA
- the ilvA gene encoding threonine ammonia-lyase IlvA, protein MSDLKTTYFPNLENVKKAADTLKGIAALTPLLPSLSYSRSLGANILLKREDLQQVRSYKIRGAFNKISSLSQEDRDKGIVCASAGNHAQGVAYACAKLNINGTIFMPAPTPNQKTEQVKMFGGDYATIVLTGDTFDDAYKAAKIDCDALGKIFVHPFDDEKIIEGQATVGLEIIEQASEEIDYVFVPVGGGGLASGLSTVFHLLSPNTKVIGVEPEGAPSMTTSIFNQENTTLSLIEKFVDGAAVQRVGDRNFAICKEYLHQMVTVPEGKVCQTILDLYNKDAIVVEPAGALTLAVLDQFADEIKGKNVVCIVSGSNNDITRTAEIKERALLYRGLKHYFIIRFPQRAGALREFLNEILGPDDDITFFEYKKKTSREDGPAVVGIEIKDPASLNPLIARMKSRKFFGEYLNDKPDLFEFLI, encoded by the coding sequence TTGAGCGACTTAAAAACCACATATTTTCCAAATTTAGAAAATGTAAAAAAGGCTGCAGATACCTTAAAAGGCATTGCAGCCTTAACTCCTTTGCTACCTAGCTTAAGCTATTCACGTAGTTTAGGTGCAAATATTCTTTTAAAAAGAGAAGATTTGCAGCAGGTGCGCTCGTATAAAATTAGAGGAGCATTCAATAAAATAAGTTCGTTATCTCAAGAAGATCGGGATAAAGGTATTGTTTGTGCCAGTGCAGGTAATCACGCTCAGGGTGTTGCTTATGCGTGTGCCAAACTTAATATTAACGGCACCATTTTTATGCCTGCGCCTACGCCTAATCAGAAAACAGAACAGGTAAAAATGTTTGGTGGGGATTATGCGACTATTGTATTAACCGGTGACACCTTTGATGATGCCTACAAAGCAGCAAAAATTGATTGTGATGCGCTGGGTAAAATATTTGTTCATCCTTTTGATGATGAGAAAATCATAGAAGGGCAGGCTACCGTAGGATTAGAAATAATAGAACAAGCATCTGAAGAGATTGATTATGTATTTGTACCGGTAGGTGGAGGTGGTTTAGCTTCAGGTCTGAGTACTGTTTTTCACCTGTTGTCTCCAAATACAAAAGTGATTGGGGTAGAGCCCGAAGGCGCACCATCAATGACAACTTCTATTTTTAATCAGGAAAATACGACCCTTTCTTTAATCGAAAAGTTTGTTGACGGTGCAGCGGTACAGCGCGTAGGTGATCGCAATTTTGCGATTTGTAAAGAATATTTACATCAAATGGTAACCGTTCCTGAAGGTAAGGTTTGCCAAACTATTTTAGATTTATACAATAAAGATGCAATTGTTGTTGAGCCGGCAGGTGCACTTACACTCGCAGTTCTCGATCAATTTGCAGACGAGATTAAAGGTAAAAATGTGGTATGCATCGTTAGCGGAAGCAACAACGATATTACTAGAACTGCCGAGATTAAAGAGCGCGCCTTGCTTTACAGGGGATTAAAGCATTATTTCATAATTCGGTTTCCGCAGCGTGCAGGTGCTTTGCGTGAATTTTTAAATGAAATATTGGGGCCAGACGACGATATAACCTTTTTTGAGTATAAGAAAAAAACCAGCCGGGAAGATGGGCCGGCAGTGGTAGGTATCGAAATAAAAGATCCTGCGAGCTTAAACCCACTCATTGCTCGTATGAAGAGCAGAAAGTTCTTCGGAGAGTATTTAAATGATAAACCTGATTTATTTGAATTCCTTATTTGA
- the ilvC gene encoding ketol-acid reductoisomerase, giving the protein MSNYFNTLSLRDQLAQLAKCRFMESDEFSNGIEALRDKKVVIVGCGAQGLNQGLNMRDSGLDISYTLRESAIKEKRASYKNAVENGFNVGTYEELIPTADLVCNLTPDKQHTSVVNAIMPLMKEGATLAYSHGFNIVEEGMQIRKDLTVIMCAPKCPGSEVREEYKRGFGVPTLIAVHPENDPQGHGLDQAKAYAVATGGNRAGVLESSFVAEVKSDLMGEQTILCGMLQTGSILCFDKMIEKGIDKGYASKLIQYGWETITEALKHGGITNMMDRLNNPSKIKAFELAEEIKEITRPLFHKHMDDIISGHFSKTMMEDWANDDVNLHKWRAETGETAFEKTPAGSQEISEQEYFDHGVLMVAMVKAGVELAFETMTEAGIIEESAYYESLHETPLIANTIARKKLFEMNRVISDTAEYGCYLFDHACKPMLTDFMKNIDTNVIGKAYATDNGVDNKALIAVNDAIRSHEVEAVGAWLRESMTAMKDIKTVSSEEAVTA; this is encoded by the coding sequence ATGTCAAATTACTTTAATACACTATCCTTAAGAGATCAGTTAGCTCAGCTGGCAAAATGTCGATTTATGGAGTCTGATGAGTTTTCTAACGGAATAGAAGCCTTACGCGATAAGAAAGTAGTAATCGTGGGTTGCGGTGCACAAGGTTTAAACCAGGGTTTAAATATGCGTGACAGCGGTTTAGATATTTCTTACACACTTCGTGAAAGTGCTATTAAAGAAAAAAGAGCTTCGTATAAAAATGCTGTTGAAAATGGGTTTAATGTAGGTACTTACGAAGAGTTGATTCCTACTGCAGATCTGGTTTGTAACCTTACACCAGATAAGCAGCATACTTCTGTAGTTAATGCAATTATGCCCTTGATGAAAGAGGGTGCGACTTTAGCATACAGTCACGGTTTTAATATCGTAGAAGAAGGGATGCAAATACGTAAGGACCTTACCGTAATTATGTGCGCACCTAAATGCCCGGGATCTGAAGTGCGTGAAGAATATAAACGTGGTTTTGGAGTACCTACTCTAATCGCAGTGCATCCTGAAAATGATCCGCAGGGTCACGGTTTAGATCAGGCAAAAGCATATGCGGTTGCAACTGGTGGAAACAGAGCAGGTGTGTTAGAATCTTCTTTTGTTGCTGAGGTTAAAAGTGACTTGATGGGTGAGCAAACTATTTTATGTGGTATGCTTCAAACAGGTTCTATTCTTTGTTTTGATAAAATGATTGAAAAAGGAATAGATAAAGGATACGCTTCAAAACTGATTCAGTACGGTTGGGAAACAATTACCGAAGCGCTTAAGCACGGAGGTATTACCAATATGATGGATCGTCTTAACAATCCTTCCAAGATTAAAGCCTTTGAATTAGCTGAAGAAATTAAAGAAATTACGCGTCCATTGTTTCACAAACATATGGATGATATTATCTCTGGTCATTTTTCTAAAACAATGATGGAAGACTGGGCTAATGATGATGTAAATCTTCATAAATGGAGAGCAGAAACGGGAGAAACTGCTTTTGAAAAAACACCTGCAGGTAGTCAGGAAATTAGCGAGCAAGAATATTTTGATCACGGGGTGTTGATGGTTGCTATGGTAAAAGCGGGTGTAGAGCTTGCTTTTGAAACCATGACAGAAGCAGGTATTATTGAAGAATCTGCTTATTATGAGTCGCTTCACGAAACGCCACTAATCGCAAATACGATTGCCCGTAAAAAGTTATTCGAAATGAATCGTGTGATTTCTGATACTGCAGAATACGGTTGCTATTTATTTGATCACGCGTGTAAACCTATGTTGACAGATTTTATGAAGAACATAGATACAAACGTAATTGGTAAAGCTTACGCTACAGATAATGGTGTAGATAATAAAGCATTAATAGCAGTAAATGACGCAATACGTTCTCACGAAGTAGAAGCAGTAGGTGCGTGGTTGAGAGAGTCTATGACTGCAATGAAAGATATTAAGACGGTTTCTTCAGAAGAAGCAGTTACAGCTTAA
- the ilvN gene encoding acetolactate synthase small subunit, with product MSEIKTFTVSIYTENNIGLLNRISAIFQRRKINIESLNTSMSEIEGVSRFVIVINVTEEQIKKIIGQLEKQVEVIKAFYHTDEQTIFLETCLFKIKSDLLFEERQIQNIIKESNAQIVTVNKEFFVLEKAGRRSEIELLYRELSAFGIMQFVRSGRIAVTKDEMKISTMLAEFAE from the coding sequence ATGAGCGAAATAAAAACATTCACCGTATCTATTTATACCGAAAATAACATCGGTTTATTAAATCGTATTTCGGCAATATTTCAGCGTAGAAAAATAAACATCGAGAGCTTAAATACTTCGATGTCTGAGATTGAAGGAGTATCAAGATTTGTAATTGTTATTAATGTAACTGAAGAGCAAATCAAAAAAATCATCGGGCAGTTAGAAAAACAAGTAGAGGTTATTAAAGCTTTTTATCATACCGATGAGCAGACCATTTTCTTAGAAACCTGTCTATTTAAAATTAAATCAGATCTGTTGTTTGAAGAACGCCAGATTCAGAATATTATTAAGGAAAGCAACGCGCAGATTGTTACCGTAAACAAAGAATTTTTTGTGCTTGAGAAAGCGGGACGTCGCTCAGAGATCGAGTTGCTTTACAGAGAGCTTAGTGCTTTTGGGATTATGCAATTTGTACGCTCAGGGCGCATTGCAGTTACAAAAGATGAGATGAAAATCTCTACCATGCTTGCAGAATTTGCAGAATAA
- the ilvB gene encoding biosynthetic-type acetolactate synthase large subunit, giving the protein METQTIKLQATDSQATERITGKEAIIRCLLAEGVDTIYGYPGGAIMPVYDELYKYQDQINHILTRHEQGATHAAQGYARVSGRVGVAIATSGPGATNLITGIADAQIDSTPMVCITGQVASHLLGSDAFQETDIIGISTPVTKWNCQVTKASEIPEVIAKAFYIARSGRPGPVLIDITKDAQFEEFDFKYKKCTAIRSYKPVPQLNLDEVAAAAKIINAAKKPLIVWGQGVILGKAEEEFKNVVEKSGIPAAWTILGASAIPTDHPLNVGMVGMHGNYAPNMLTNECDVLIAIGMRFDDRVTGDLNTYAKQAQVIHFEIDPAEVNKNVTADVAVLGNSKESLAALLPLLEEKSHTEWHQRFKDMYTIEYDKIINDDIHPTKEGLTMGEVLEGINTVTKGEAVIVSDVGQHQMIACRYAKFNKSKSNITSGGLGTMGFALPAAIGAQMGAPDRPVVAIIGDGGYQMTIQELGTIFQTKVPVKIVVLNNDFLGMVRQWQQLFFDRRYASTEMVNPDFVAIAKGYFIDAQKVTKREELAGAIETMLASDGPYFLEVKVEKEDNVFPMIPSGASVSDIRLE; this is encoded by the coding sequence ATGGAAACACAAACTATTAAATTACAGGCCACAGACTCGCAGGCAACAGAGCGAATCACAGGTAAAGAAGCCATCATAAGATGTTTACTTGCCGAAGGGGTCGATACTATTTACGGCTATCCCGGAGGAGCAATTATGCCGGTATATGACGAATTGTATAAATATCAAGATCAGATTAATCATATTCTTACGCGTCACGAGCAGGGAGCAACTCACGCTGCACAGGGATATGCCCGTGTAAGTGGACGAGTAGGAGTGGCAATAGCAACTTCAGGTCCCGGGGCTACAAATCTAATTACAGGTATTGCAGATGCACAGATAGATTCTACGCCAATGGTGTGTATTACAGGTCAGGTGGCATCTCACTTATTAGGTAGTGATGCGTTTCAGGAGACAGATATCATTGGTATTTCTACACCGGTTACAAAATGGAATTGCCAGGTGACTAAAGCCTCTGAAATACCGGAAGTCATTGCTAAGGCTTTTTACATTGCACGCAGTGGTCGTCCCGGTCCTGTATTAATAGATATTACAAAAGATGCTCAGTTTGAAGAGTTTGATTTTAAATATAAAAAGTGCACGGCTATACGTAGTTACAAGCCGGTTCCACAATTAAACCTTGACGAAGTAGCGGCAGCAGCAAAAATTATTAATGCAGCAAAAAAACCATTAATTGTTTGGGGTCAGGGAGTTATTCTTGGTAAAGCTGAAGAAGAATTTAAAAATGTGGTCGAGAAGTCGGGAATACCAGCAGCCTGGACCATTTTAGGAGCTTCTGCTATACCTACAGACCACCCGCTTAATGTGGGTATGGTTGGGATGCACGGGAATTATGCTCCTAACATGTTAACTAATGAATGTGATGTATTAATTGCTATAGGAATGCGATTTGATGATCGTGTTACCGGTGACTTAAATACTTATGCCAAGCAAGCTCAGGTAATTCACTTCGAGATAGATCCTGCTGAAGTAAATAAAAATGTTACAGCAGATGTTGCGGTTTTAGGAAATAGTAAAGAAAGCCTTGCTGCTTTACTTCCATTACTTGAAGAAAAGTCACACACAGAGTGGCATCAGCGCTTTAAGGATATGTACACCATAGAATATGATAAAATCATAAACGACGATATACATCCTACAAAAGAAGGACTTACCATGGGTGAGGTCTTAGAAGGTATAAATACAGTAACTAAAGGAGAAGCAGTAATTGTTTCTGACGTGGGGCAGCATCAGATGATAGCCTGCCGCTATGCAAAATTTAATAAATCAAAAAGCAACATTACTTCAGGTGGTTTAGGTACAATGGGTTTTGCGCTTCCGGCGGCTATAGGTGCGCAGATGGGAGCTCCAGATCGTCCTGTCGTGGCAATTATAGGTGATGGTGGTTACCAAATGACAATTCAGGAATTAGGTACCATTTTTCAAACTAAAGTACCCGTGAAAATTGTGGTATTAAATAATGACTTTTTAGGAATGGTGCGCCAGTGGCAGCAACTGTTTTTTGACCGTCGTTACGCTTCAACAGAAATGGTGAATCCAGATTTTGTAGCCATTGCAAAAGGTTACTTTATAGATGCCCAGAAAGTAACAAAGCGCGAAGAATTAGCAGGTGCAATAGAAACAATGCTAGCTTCAGATGGTCCTTACTTTTTAGAGGTAAAAGTAGAAAAAGAAGATAATGTGTTCCCTATGATTCCATCAGGAGCATCAGTTTCAGACATTAGATTAGAATAA
- the ilvD gene encoding dihydroxy-acid dehydratase: MELNKYSKTVTQDPTLPAAQAMLHAIGLTDEDLKKPFIGIASTGYEGNPCNMHLNDLATHVKKGTEQADMVGLIFNTIGVSDGISNGTPGMRFSLPSRDIIADSIETVMQAMSYDGLVTVVGCDKNMPGALMAQLRLNRPSILVYGGTIASGCHNGKKLDIISAFEAYGQKVAGTIDENEYKEVVHKACPGAGACGGMYTANTMASAIEALGMSLPFNSSNPAVTDSNIKAQECVKAGEALKYLLEKDIKPSDIVTRKSLENAFKLVTVLGGSTNAVLHFLAIAKAAQVEFTLKDFQKISDNTPLLADLKPSGRYSMEDLHKVGGIPGVLKYMLEKNMLHGDCLTVTGKTLAENLKDVANLIDGQDIVRTLDKPIKDSGHIRILFGNLATEGAVAKITGKEGLEFRGTANVFDSEAAVNEGIKNGKVKKGDVVIIRYEGPKGGPGMPEMLKPTSSIMGAGLGKDVALITDGRFSGGSHGFVVGHVSPEAQVGGNIALVENGDIIAIDAVKNTINIEISDEELEKRRSKWTAPKLKFERGVLYKYAKTVSSASEGCVTDEM; encoded by the coding sequence ATGGAATTAAACAAATACAGTAAAACGGTTACTCAGGATCCCACTTTGCCGGCAGCACAGGCAATGTTACACGCTATCGGCCTCACCGATGAAGATTTAAAAAAACCCTTTATAGGTATCGCAAGTACCGGATATGAAGGCAATCCCTGCAATATGCATCTTAATGATCTGGCGACACACGTTAAGAAAGGTACAGAGCAAGCAGATATGGTGGGCTTAATTTTTAATACAATAGGCGTAAGCGATGGGATCTCAAATGGTACTCCCGGTATGCGATTTTCTTTACCATCTCGGGATATTATTGCAGACTCAATTGAAACCGTGATGCAGGCAATGAGCTATGACGGTCTGGTGACTGTTGTAGGTTGTGATAAAAATATGCCGGGTGCGTTGATGGCACAGTTGCGTTTAAACCGTCCTTCGATTTTGGTTTATGGAGGTACGATTGCTTCGGGTTGTCATAATGGTAAAAAACTTGATATCATTTCGGCTTTTGAGGCTTATGGCCAGAAGGTAGCTGGTACGATAGACGAGAATGAATATAAAGAAGTGGTACACAAAGCCTGCCCCGGGGCGGGAGCTTGTGGTGGTATGTACACGGCTAATACGATGGCTTCGGCGATAGAGGCTTTGGGCATGTCATTACCTTTTAACTCATCTAATCCTGCTGTTACAGACAGCAATATTAAAGCGCAGGAATGTGTAAAAGCTGGGGAGGCCCTTAAATATTTATTAGAAAAAGATATTAAGCCTTCAGATATTGTAACTCGTAAATCGCTAGAAAATGCGTTTAAACTGGTAACAGTTTTAGGTGGTTCTACTAATGCTGTGTTGCACTTTTTGGCAATAGCCAAAGCTGCACAGGTAGAATTTACGCTAAAAGATTTTCAGAAAATTAGCGATAACACACCACTTCTAGCTGACTTAAAGCCAAGCGGAAGATATTCTATGGAAGATTTGCATAAAGTAGGTGGAATTCCAGGTGTTCTCAAGTATATGCTTGAAAAGAATATGTTACACGGCGATTGCCTTACAGTTACCGGAAAAACTCTGGCAGAAAATCTTAAAGACGTAGCTAATCTAATAGACGGTCAGGACATCGTACGCACCTTAGATAAGCCCATTAAAGACAGTGGTCATATACGTATTTTATTTGGAAACCTCGCTACTGAAGGTGCAGTGGCAAAAATAACCGGAAAAGAAGGGCTTGAATTTAGAGGTACTGCTAATGTGTTTGACAGTGAAGCAGCCGTAAATGAAGGAATTAAAAACGGGAAAGTAAAGAAAGGTGATGTGGTAATCATTCGCTATGAAGGTCCTAAAGGTGGACCCGGTATGCCCGAAATGCTAAAACCTACCTCTTCAATTATGGGAGCAGGTTTAGGTAAAGACGTTGCATTGATTACCGATGGACGTTTCTCAGGGGGATCTCACGGTTTTGTAGTGGGTCACGTATCGCCCGAAGCTCAGGTAGGCGGTAACATCGCACTTGTTGAAAATGGTGATATTATTGCCATAGACGCGGTTAAGAATACAATCAATATTGAAATTTCTGACGAAGAGTTGGAAAAAAGACGATCAAAATGGACTGCTCCAAAACTTAAATTTGAGCGCGGGGTACTTTATAAATATGCAAAAACAGTGTCTTCTGCATCTGAAGGGTGTGTGACAGACGAAATGTAG
- a CDS encoding aldo/keto reductase has translation MNYRKLGKTGFKVSEIALGTWQVGGKWGSGFDAANADTILNTAIDEGINFIDTADVYENGLSEAAVGRVVKSRSEQVYVATKCGRQINPHVDAGYSVKALRSFVEASLKNTGLERLDLIQLHCPPTDTYYRPEIFGLFEDLKQEGKIANLGVSVEKVEEGLKAMQYDNVTTVQIIFNLFRQRPAELFFSEAEKNNIGVIVRVPLASGLLTGKFDTNTSFDKEDHRNFNRNGEAFDKGETFSGVNFENGLKAVKELKSIFPDAGNLAPIALQWILNHSTVSTVIPGASKAEHLQSNLSIYNREKLSSDQIKKMNAIYKEYIKPNVHQRW, from the coding sequence ATGAATTATAGAAAATTAGGCAAAACAGGCTTTAAAGTCTCTGAAATCGCACTTGGAACCTGGCAGGTAGGCGGAAAATGGGGTTCAGGTTTTGACGCTGCAAATGCAGATACCATTTTAAATACAGCTATAGATGAAGGTATCAATTTTATTGACACCGCAGATGTTTACGAAAATGGTTTAAGTGAAGCTGCCGTAGGACGTGTTGTAAAATCCCGATCTGAACAGGTATATGTTGCCACAAAATGTGGCAGACAAATAAACCCGCATGTTGACGCAGGCTATTCAGTAAAAGCTTTGAGAAGTTTTGTTGAAGCAAGTTTAAAAAATACAGGATTAGAACGCCTTGATCTTATACAATTGCACTGCCCTCCTACTGATACCTATTACAGACCAGAGATTTTTGGTCTTTTTGAAGATCTTAAACAAGAAGGTAAAATTGCAAATCTAGGTGTGAGTGTTGAAAAAGTTGAAGAAGGCCTTAAAGCAATGCAATACGATAATGTAACTACAGTTCAAATCATTTTTAATCTGTTTAGACAACGTCCTGCTGAGCTATTTTTTAGCGAGGCGGAAAAGAATAACATCGGCGTAATTGTACGGGTACCATTAGCTAGCGGTTTGTTAACCGGAAAGTTTGATACAAATACTTCTTTTGACAAAGAAGATCACCGAAACTTTAACCGCAATGGAGAAGCATTTGATAAAGGAGAGACCTTCTCTGGCGTTAATTTTGAAAACGGACTCAAAGCAGTAAAGGAGTTAAAGAGCATATTTCCTGATGCAGGAAACCTGGCACCTATTGCATTGCAATGGATTTTAAATCATTCCACGGTAAGTACTGTAATTCCTGGAGCTTCTAAAGCTGAGCATCTACAATCTAATCTTTCAATTTATAATCGTGAAAAGTTAAGTTCAGACCAAATCAAAAAAATGAATGCGATTTATAAAGAATACATCAAACCAAATGTACATCAGCGGTGGTAA
- a CDS encoding GNAT family N-acetyltransferase, whose protein sequence is MPSVNIRSVEKRDTNFILELLPSLTDPELPHWRDPNVMLDIDQRIIKAEILDGNKDNAIFIAEDEETKQQLGFIFLEIGTDYYHREPHGHIADIIVSPNARGRGIGKMLMSKAEEWTKDCGYSLLTLNVFDDNKKARKLYSSLGFTPDLTKYGKILD, encoded by the coding sequence ATGCCTTCAGTAAACATTAGAAGCGTAGAAAAAAGAGATACTAACTTTATTTTGGAATTACTTCCCAGCCTTACAGATCCTGAGTTACCACATTGGCGTGATCCTAATGTAATGCTCGATATTGATCAGCGCATTATTAAAGCTGAAATTCTGGACGGAAATAAGGATAACGCCATTTTTATTGCGGAAGATGAAGAAACTAAGCAGCAACTGGGATTTATATTTTTAGAAATAGGAACCGATTACTATCACAGAGAGCCACACGGTCATATTGCAGACATTATCGTTTCACCAAATGCTCGAGGTCGCGGCATAGGAAAAATGCTAATGAGTAAAGCTGAAGAATGGACAAAAGACTGTGGCTATAGTTTACTAACTTTAAATGTTTTTGATGATAATAAAAAGGCTAGAAAACTTTATTCTTCATTAGGGTTTACACCAGATTTAACCAAATATGGAAAAATCTTAGATTAA